ATGCCCTCGGGCGTACGACCTGGTGGCCGAGGAGGTGGGGCATCCAGAGGGCTTTGTCGACCAGCTCGATAAGCACGTCCGGATCGACCGGCTTGCGGAGGTAGAACGTGCCGCCAGCTTCGCGGGCGCGGCGAATGATGTGCGGAATCTGCGCCGCGGAGAGGAAGATCACCGGCACGTCGATCAGCGACATGTGCGCGTCTTTGAGGCTCGCGCAGAGTTCCAGTCCGTTCTGGCCGCCGAGGTTGATGTCCGAGATGATCAGGTCCGGGGCCGATTGCAGCGCCATCTCGCGGGCCGTTCCCGCGTCTTTCGCGCAGCGGCAGGCGAATCCGTTGCGGCTCAGGATTTCGGCCAAGTCGGTCAACGTCTCCGGCTCGTCGTCAATCAGCAGGATGCTGGCGTTGCTCATTCCGAAGTGGTGCATCGAATTCACCTGATGTCGGCGGGTGGCGGGCATGTTCATTGGGGCGCGCTGCGGCCCCGCTCTCCGTTTTTCGGCCATCAGGCTTTGCGCCATCAGTCGCATTTGACCAGTTCACGCAATCACTCCAATCGTTACGACGCACTGTGCGCGCGACGCCGGGGATGCAGTTACAACAAAAATTCGCTCCCGCGCAACCACGGCCCCACCTCTGGCGGTAACGCGAACTAGGCTTTCTTTGGTGACACATCCGCCGTTGGTTTGCACTTGACCGGCTCATGATTCGGCTTGGTCAGACGGCAACGGTCCTGGCCGCCTTCGCCCAGGATCTGCCGCGGGCGGTTCGCGGTGTGCGCTGCGTGCGAGGTGAGTCGTTCCGTAACGTGCCTGCCACTCGCATCAGCCCGATTAATCATGAGTGACCTTGGGGCAAATTCCAACGCCGTGTGCTGGTATCTCTCCGGTCAAATCGAAGAGTCCGGGACGGTGCGCCAGATCCCGATTTCCTGTTCGCCGTTCCTGGTAGGACGTCGCACAGGCCTGGCGCTTTCGTTGCCGTGCCAAAGCGTGTCGAAAGTTCACGCCGATCTGCGATTGATCGGCGACAGCCTGCGCGTGCGCGATTTGGCCAGCACCAATGGCACCTTCGTCAACGGGATTCGCATCACGGACGATTCGAACGTACAGGCCGGCGACTTGCTGCAATTCGGCAACGTGATCTTTCAGGTGATTGGCGCCGAGAGCAACATCGCGCCGGACACGCACACGATCCAGACCGACTCGTCCGAGTCCGCGCTGGCGATGGTGCAGTTCGACAAGCTGATGAGTTCCCGAGCCGTGGTGCCGTTTTTCCAGCCGATCATCGCCTTCGACACGATGGAGCCGATGGCCTGCGAAGTGCTCGGCCGCAGCCGGCTGTTCGGCGTCAAAACGCCCAACGCCATGTTCCAGGCCGCGGCGCGGTTGCATCAAGAGGCGCAGCTCAGCCGTTTGCTGCGCGTCGTCGGTGCGCAGTCCGGCGCGACGCTTCCTGGAGCGCCCAACTTGTTCTTGAACACGCATCCCAGCGAACTGCAATCGCCTGGCTTGGTCGAAGCGCTGCGCGAGTTGCGCGAGGAGCTTCCTGAGTTGCGGATGACGTTGGAGATTCACGAAGCGGCGGTGACCGAGATCGGCGTGATTCGCGCGCTCCGCAACACGCTGCGCGACCTTGATATCGGTCTGGCCTACGACGACTTCGGCGCCGGACAATCGCGGTTGTTGGAACTGGCCGAGGCGGCGCCCGACTACCTCAAATTCGACATGAAGTTCATCCGCGGCATCAAACTCGCTCCGGCAGAGCGCCAGAAGTTATTGGCGACGCTGGTCCGGGCGGCCACGGATCTGAATTCGATCCCCTTGGCCGAGGGCGTCGAAACCGAAGGCGAAGCGGTAACCTGCCAGCAGCTTGGCTTCAAGCTGGGGCAAGGCTATCATTTCGGACGGCCCGCCGCGGCGCGGGATTACGCTGCTCGATACGCACCGCCGTTGGTTCCCCTGGGGACGTGAACAAGTGCAACGTCCCGGGGTCGCCGGGCAACGCTGACCTCGTCCGTGTATCCAGTAGCGCTGCACCCGTCGTTGAGTTAGTACACCGCCGCCATTCGCCCGCGGCGACGAGGCGCGCACTGTGCTGCTCTTCAAAAAGCGATTCCTCGACGCGATTCGCGCGGGCGGAAAGACACAGACCATTCGCCTTTGGCCGTATCGCCGCATGCGCGCCGGGCAGCGGAGCTATATCCCGGGCGCAGGTTACATCGAGGTGCTCAGCGTCGAGCCTGTCGACATCGCCGAGCTCACGGACGACGATGCCGCCCCTGACGGGTTCGATAGCGCCGAGTCGCTCCGCGCGGAGTTGGCGCACCTTTACAGCAACGCATCCGGAGAAGATCAACAAGCCTACCGTGTACGGTTCCGATTGCTCACTGAACCCGAGCAACTTGTGGCGCGGAGTGAGCGGAAAACACGCCGCAGGTAACCACGTTTCCTCGCCTTCGATAGCGTTCGTGGCGAAGGTTTTACTAGCTGCGACCGGCACCGCCGAGGCGATACGCGATGAACGTCAAGTCGTCGGGCTTCGACGGCTGGCCGTCGCGGGGCGTTTGCATGCGTTCGCGGCAGGTCGTGGCCAGGTCGCGGGCGACGTGATCCAGCGGGCCTTTCCTGACCCGTTCGACGATTTCATCAACGTGCAAGTTGTCGAACAAGCCGTCGCTGGAAAGCAGCAGCGTGTCGCGGTCGGCCAGTTCAATCGTGGAGCCGATCTCGATCCGCATGTCGGCCATGCCGAGCATGTTCGAGACGATGTGCCGCTCGTCGTGATGCATGGCTTCGGCGGCGTCGAGGAAACCCGACTCCACCGCATAGCCGACCGGGGAGTGCGACACCGTCTGCCATTTGATCCGGCCGCGCTGGCCAACGACCAGGATCATGGAGTCGCCCACGTGGTACGGCCGGGCCGTGCGACCCTGAATTTCGACCAGGGCCAACGTCGTGCCGGCGCCGATGCCCAACTCCACGATTTTTCGGTTGGCCGTCTCGATGCCATTCAAAATGGCGCTTCGCAGATCGGCGCCGTTGGCGGCGGCTTCGGCCATGGCGTCCTGAAGTGAGGAGAGGGCCAGGCTCGAGGCCTGTTCGCCCGCCCGGGAGCCGCCCAAACCGTCCGCTACCACCAGGATGCCCGATTGGCCGTCGAAGGGAATCAGCGCCGCGGCGTCTTCATTGGCCGTCTGCTTGTCCGGCGAGCGGCGCGAAAATACGGCCGCCGAACCTTCCCACAATGCGCACAGTTCCCCCGACTCCATATTGCAGTCGAGAAACAGGCTCGGGGTGTGGGGAGTCGCTACAGCCATAGCAAAATGCGTGTAGGTGAAACGACCGAACGCCGCCCCAGGCGTCCGCCGCGCACGGCCTCAACGGGGCCACTCTCTATTGTAGCATGGCGGGGGCGTTCCGGGAATTGGCATATGTCCTTACGCAGCCATCACTTGAGCGAAGTGGCCCAGCTTGG
The Planctomycetia bacterium DNA segment above includes these coding regions:
- a CDS encoding ASCH domain-containing protein, with the translated sequence MLLFKKRFLDAIRAGGKTQTIRLWPYRRMRAGQRSYIPGAGYIEVLSVEPVDIAELTDDDAAPDGFDSAESLRAELAHLYSNASGEDQQAYRVRFRLLTEPEQLVARSERKTRRR
- a CDS encoding EAL domain-containing protein, translating into MSDLGANSNAVCWYLSGQIEESGTVRQIPISCSPFLVGRRTGLALSLPCQSVSKVHADLRLIGDSLRVRDLASTNGTFVNGIRITDDSNVQAGDLLQFGNVIFQVIGAESNIAPDTHTIQTDSSESALAMVQFDKLMSSRAVVPFFQPIIAFDTMEPMACEVLGRSRLFGVKTPNAMFQAAARLHQEAQLSRLLRVVGAQSGATLPGAPNLFLNTHPSELQSPGLVEALRELREELPELRMTLEIHEAAVTEIGVIRALRNTLRDLDIGLAYDDFGAGQSRLLELAEAAPDYLKFDMKFIRGIKLAPAERQKLLATLVRAATDLNSIPLAEGVETEGEAVTCQQLGFKLGQGYHFGRPAAARDYAARYAPPLVPLGT
- a CDS encoding response regulator, which produces MHHFGMSNASILLIDDEPETLTDLAEILSRNGFACRCAKDAGTAREMALQSAPDLIISDINLGGQNGLELCASLKDAHMSLIDVPVIFLSAAQIPHIIRRAREAGGTFYLRKPVDPDVLIELVDKALWMPHLLGHQVVRPRALGALND
- a CDS encoding protein phosphatase 2C domain-containing protein; this translates as MAVATPHTPSLFLDCNMESGELCALWEGSAAVFSRRSPDKQTANEDAAALIPFDGQSGILVVADGLGGSRAGEQASSLALSSLQDAMAEAAANGADLRSAILNGIETANRKIVELGIGAGTTLALVEIQGRTARPYHVGDSMILVVGQRGRIKWQTVSHSPVGYAVESGFLDAAEAMHHDERHIVSNMLGMADMRIEIGSTIELADRDTLLLSSDGLFDNLHVDEIVERVRKGPLDHVARDLATTCRERMQTPRDGQPSKPDDLTFIAYRLGGAGRS